From a region of the Primulina eburnea isolate SZY01 chromosome 7, ASM2296580v1, whole genome shotgun sequence genome:
- the LOC140836851 gene encoding ALA-interacting subunit 3 codes for MNASTPSSSAGGPGSADSTAPRRNSKRPKYSRFTQQELPACKPILTPKWVILTFLLVSVAFVPIGVVSLLASRNVVEIIDRYETVCVPDNAQSDKIAFIQSPQDKTCNRILTVPKDMNPPIYVYYQLDNFYQNHRRYVKSRSDQQLRNRGSENDTDACKPEHSTNNMPIVPCGLIAWSLFNDTYGFARNSQPLNVNKRDISWKSDRDHKFGKNVFPKNFQNGTIKGGATLDPSIPLSRQEDLIVWMRTAALPTFRKLYGKIEVNLRKGDKINVTVQNNYNTYSFNGKKKLVISTASWLGGKNNFMGIAYLTVGGLCFILAMIFTLIYLIKPRQLGDPSYLSWNRNPGGR; via the exons ATGAACGCCAGCACTCCTTCGTCGAGTGCCGGAGGACCTGGATCGGCCGATTCGACTGCGCCCAGGAGGAACTCTAAGCGGCCCAAGT ATTCAAGGTTTACCCAACAGGAACTTCCAGCATGCAAGCCTATTCTTACTCCTAAATGG GTTATATTGACATTCTTGCTTGTTAGTGTTGCCTTTGTTCCCATTGGAGTTGTCTCTCTTTTGGCTTCTCGAAAT GTTGTGGAAATTATTGATAGATATGAGACTGTTTGTGTTCCGGACAATGCCCAGAGTGACAAGATCGCGTTTATTCAAAGCCCTCAAGACAAAACCTGCAATAGGATCCTAACG GTTCCAAAGGATATGAACCCACCCATTTATGTTTATTATCAGCTGGACAATTTCTACCAGAATCATCGAAG GTACGTGAAGAGCCGGAGTGATCAGCAGTTGAGAAATCGAGGAAGTGAGAATGATACAGATGCCTGTAAACCTGAGCACAGTACAAACAATATGCCTATCGTTCCTTGTGGTCTTATAGCTTGGAGTCTTTTCAATGATACTTATGGATTTGCTCGCAACAGCCAGCCTTTGAACGTTAACAAGAGGGACATCTCGTGGAAGAGCGATAGGGATCACAAATTTGGAAAAAATGTTTTCCCTAAAAATTTTCAGAATGGAACTATAAAAGGTGGAGCAACACTTGACCCGTCAATACCA TTAAGCAGGCAGGAGGACCTTATTGTTTGGATGCGTACTGCAGCTCTTCCAACATTTAGAAAACTTTATGGGAAAATAGAAGTGAATCTCAGAAAAGGCGACAAGATTAACGTGACCGTACAAAACAACTATAATACTTACAGCTTCAATGGCAAAAAGAAACTTGTTATCTCTACCGCTAGCTGGCTCGGAGGGAAGAATAATTTTATGGGTATCGCCTATCTGACAGTGGGTGGATTGTGCTTCATCTTGGCCATGATTTTTACTCTAATTTATCTGATCAAGCCAAG GCAACTTGGGGATCCATCTTATTTGTCGTGGAATAGGAATCCAGGAGGTCGCTAA
- the LOC140836852 gene encoding ent-kaurene synthase TSP4, chloroplastic-like isoform X1, with product MSLQYSSYLLSYRQKNLHIRSSGASQISAASLDVGVETVKFLKTNSMFEEAKERIAELLRKPEISVSTYDTAWVAMVPSPHSSVEPCFPDCVKWLIENQCDDGSWAHPHRHHLLRKDIISSTLACILALKRWGVGEQQINKGVHFVEANLTSATEESQISPLGFDIIFPGMLEYAEDLSFNLNLEPTTLKDLFQSRDLKLERCYQSDSVEMEAYLAYFSEGIRNLQNWESFMKHQRRNGSLFNSPSTTAAAYMSHQNPGCLDYLQSALKMFGNAVPAVYPMSMYAQLSTIDNLERLGICRHFRNEIQSVLDEIYRCWLQGEEEIFMDASTCAIAFRILRMNGYDVTSDPLTKILEEDSLSNPLCGHIRDVHTALEAFKASEMTIYPTESVLETQNLRLKHFLGHIVTTGSIHPSKLGINIDQEVNHITLYPFYAILPRMENRKNIEHYNVDNLRMLKTSYSSPNFANMDFLSLAVSDFNKCQEIHLEELKGIERWVVESRLYELKFARSKSAYSYFSAAASIFHPELSDARISWAKNGVLATVIDDFFDVGGSIEELKLLIQLVEIWDVNVNTGSCSENVRIIFSALKSTICEIVEKAVIRQERNVMRHVIDIWLDLLKSMLKETEWTRDSYMPSMSEYMSNAYISIGLGPIVLPALYLVGPKLSEEIVHHSEYHNLFKLMSTCGRLLNDIHSYERESKEGKLNALSLYICDSGGNIVTREDSTAEMKKLINNSRRELLRLVLERKKGALPRACRDLFWHMSTVLHLFYIKDDGFTSQDLIKVVNSIIHEPIVLSELYI from the exons ATGTCTCTCCAGTATTCCAGTTATTTGCTTTCTTATCGGCAGAAGAACCTTCATATAAGAAGCTCGGGAGCTTCTCAAATTTCAG CAGCATCTTTGGACGTTGGAGTTGAAACGGTAAAGTTTCTAAAAACCAATTCGATG TTTGAGGAAGCCAAAGAAAGAATAGCAGAGTTGCTTCGTAAGCCCGAGATTTCTGTTTCAACTTATGATACCGCATGGGTTGCTATGGTCCCTTCCCCACATTCATCTGTGGAACCTTGTTTCCCAGATTGTGTGAAATGGTTGATTGAAAATCAATGTGATGACGGCTCATGGGCTCATCCACATCGTCATCATTTATTACGAAAAGACATCATTTCCTCTACGTTAGCATGTATTCTTGCGCTCAAAAGATGGGGAGTTGGTGAACAACAGATTAACAAAG GcgtccattttgttgaggcaaATTTAACTTCAGCTACGGAGGAAAGTCAGATTTCTCCTCTTGGATTTGATATCATATTCCCTGGAATGCTTGAATATGCTGAAGACTTGTCTTTCAACCTCAATCTAGAACCAACGACATTGAAAGATTTGTTTCAAAGCAGGGATTTGAAGCTGGAAAG ATGCTACCAAAGTGACTCAGTGGAGATGGAAGCTTATCTGGCATATTTTTCTGAAGGAATACGAAATTTACAGAACTGGGAATCTTTCATGAaacatcaaagaagaaacggcTCCCTTTTCAACTCCCCCTCGACAACAGCCGCTGCTTATATGAGCCATCAGAATCCTGGCTGCCTTGATTACCTTCAATCAGCCTTGAAAATGTTTGGGAATGCTG TTCCCGCAGTTTACCCTATGAGTATGTATGCTCAGTTGTCCACAATTGATAATCTTGAAAGGTTAGGGATTTGCCGTCATTTCAGGAATGAAATTCAAAGTGTGTTGGATGAAATATACAG ATGCTGGCTACAAGGAGAGGAAGAGATATTCATGGATGCTTCTACTTGTGCTATAGCTTTTCGGATATTGAGAATGAATGGATATGATGTAACTTCAG ATCCGTTGACCAAAATTCTTGAAGAAGATAGCCTTTCCAatcccctctgtggacatataAGAGATGTGCACACTGCTCTCGAAGCATTTAAGGCATCAGAGATGACAATTTACCCTACTGAGTCAGTTCTTGAGACACAAAATCTGAGGCTTAAACATTTCCTGGGGCACATAGTGACCACTGGTTCAATTCATCCAAGCAAACTCGGCATAAATATTGACCAAGAG GTGAACCATATCACGCTATATCCCTTCTATGCAATTTTACCAAGAATGGAAAACCGGAAAAATATTGAGCATTATAATGTGGATAATTTAAGAATGTTAAAAACTTCATACAG CTCACCTAATTTTGCCAACATGGATTTCCTTTCGTTGGCGGTCTCAGACTTCAATAAATGTCAAGAAATACATCTGGAAGAACTCAAAGGGATCGAGAG ATGGGTTGTAGAGAGCAGATTGTACGAGCTGAAGTTTGCGAGGAGTAAATCTGCATACTCTTATTTTTCTGCTGCAGCATCCATTTTCCATCCTGAACTATCAGATGCCAGAATATCATGGGCCAAAAATGGTGTTCTTGCCACAGTAATTGACGACTTTTTCGATGTTGGAGGTTCTATAGAGGAATTGAAATTATTAATTCAGTTAGTTGAAAT TTGGGATGTAAATGTTAACACAGGAAGCTGTTCTGAGAATGTGCGGATAATATTTTCTGCACTTAAGAGCACTATCTGTGAGATTGTGGAAAAAGCAGTCATTCGACAAGAACGTAATGTGATGCGCCATGTAATTGACATT TGGCTAGATTTGCTTAAAAGCATGTTGAAAGAAACTGAATGGACTAGGGACAGCTACATGCCATCGATGAGTGAATACATGAGCAATGCCTATATATCGATCGGTCTGGGGCCAATTGTCCTGCCAGCTCTTTATCTTGTCGGGCCTAAGCTTTCCGAGGAGATAGTTCATCATTCCGAGTACCACAATCTATTCAAACTGATGAGTACATGCGGGCGCCTTCTCAATGACATCCACAGTTATGAG CGTGAATCTAAGGAGGGTAAACTAAATGCCTTATCATTGTACATTTGCGATAGTGGTGGTAACATCGTAACCAGGGAAGATTCTACTGCAGAAATGAAAAAATTGATCAACAACTCTAGGAGAGAACTTCTGAGATTAGTTCTCGAGAGAAAGAAAGGTGCTCTACCACGAGCTTGTAGGGATTTATTCTGGCATATGAGCACGGTTCTGCACCTCTTTTACATTAAAGACGACGGATTCACCTCACAGGACTTGATCAAGGTTGTGAACTCAATTATACATGAACCTATTGTTCTGAGTGAACTTTATATATGA
- the LOC140836852 gene encoding ent-kaurene synthase TSP4, chloroplastic-like isoform X2 has protein sequence MVPSPHSSVEPCFPDCVKWLIENQCDDGSWAHPHRHHLLRKDIISSTLACILALKRWGVGEQQINKGVHFVEANLTSATEESQISPLGFDIIFPGMLEYAEDLSFNLNLEPTTLKDLFQSRDLKLERCYQSDSVEMEAYLAYFSEGIRNLQNWESFMKHQRRNGSLFNSPSTTAAAYMSHQNPGCLDYLQSALKMFGNAVPAVYPMSMYAQLSTIDNLERLGICRHFRNEIQSVLDEIYRCWLQGEEEIFMDASTCAIAFRILRMNGYDVTSDPLTKILEEDSLSNPLCGHIRDVHTALEAFKASEMTIYPTESVLETQNLRLKHFLGHIVTTGSIHPSKLGINIDQEVNHITLYPFYAILPRMENRKNIEHYNVDNLRMLKTSYSSPNFANMDFLSLAVSDFNKCQEIHLEELKGIERWVVESRLYELKFARSKSAYSYFSAAASIFHPELSDARISWAKNGVLATVIDDFFDVGGSIEELKLLIQLVEIWDVNVNTGSCSENVRIIFSALKSTICEIVEKAVIRQERNVMRHVIDIWLDLLKSMLKETEWTRDSYMPSMSEYMSNAYISIGLGPIVLPALYLVGPKLSEEIVHHSEYHNLFKLMSTCGRLLNDIHSYERESKEGKLNALSLYICDSGGNIVTREDSTAEMKKLINNSRRELLRLVLERKKGALPRACRDLFWHMSTVLHLFYIKDDGFTSQDLIKVVNSIIHEPIVLSELYI, from the exons ATGGTCCCTTCCCCACATTCATCTGTGGAACCTTGTTTCCCAGATTGTGTGAAATGGTTGATTGAAAATCAATGTGATGACGGCTCATGGGCTCATCCACATCGTCATCATTTATTACGAAAAGACATCATTTCCTCTACGTTAGCATGTATTCTTGCGCTCAAAAGATGGGGAGTTGGTGAACAACAGATTAACAAAG GcgtccattttgttgaggcaaATTTAACTTCAGCTACGGAGGAAAGTCAGATTTCTCCTCTTGGATTTGATATCATATTCCCTGGAATGCTTGAATATGCTGAAGACTTGTCTTTCAACCTCAATCTAGAACCAACGACATTGAAAGATTTGTTTCAAAGCAGGGATTTGAAGCTGGAAAG ATGCTACCAAAGTGACTCAGTGGAGATGGAAGCTTATCTGGCATATTTTTCTGAAGGAATACGAAATTTACAGAACTGGGAATCTTTCATGAaacatcaaagaagaaacggcTCCCTTTTCAACTCCCCCTCGACAACAGCCGCTGCTTATATGAGCCATCAGAATCCTGGCTGCCTTGATTACCTTCAATCAGCCTTGAAAATGTTTGGGAATGCTG TTCCCGCAGTTTACCCTATGAGTATGTATGCTCAGTTGTCCACAATTGATAATCTTGAAAGGTTAGGGATTTGCCGTCATTTCAGGAATGAAATTCAAAGTGTGTTGGATGAAATATACAG ATGCTGGCTACAAGGAGAGGAAGAGATATTCATGGATGCTTCTACTTGTGCTATAGCTTTTCGGATATTGAGAATGAATGGATATGATGTAACTTCAG ATCCGTTGACCAAAATTCTTGAAGAAGATAGCCTTTCCAatcccctctgtggacatataAGAGATGTGCACACTGCTCTCGAAGCATTTAAGGCATCAGAGATGACAATTTACCCTACTGAGTCAGTTCTTGAGACACAAAATCTGAGGCTTAAACATTTCCTGGGGCACATAGTGACCACTGGTTCAATTCATCCAAGCAAACTCGGCATAAATATTGACCAAGAG GTGAACCATATCACGCTATATCCCTTCTATGCAATTTTACCAAGAATGGAAAACCGGAAAAATATTGAGCATTATAATGTGGATAATTTAAGAATGTTAAAAACTTCATACAG CTCACCTAATTTTGCCAACATGGATTTCCTTTCGTTGGCGGTCTCAGACTTCAATAAATGTCAAGAAATACATCTGGAAGAACTCAAAGGGATCGAGAG ATGGGTTGTAGAGAGCAGATTGTACGAGCTGAAGTTTGCGAGGAGTAAATCTGCATACTCTTATTTTTCTGCTGCAGCATCCATTTTCCATCCTGAACTATCAGATGCCAGAATATCATGGGCCAAAAATGGTGTTCTTGCCACAGTAATTGACGACTTTTTCGATGTTGGAGGTTCTATAGAGGAATTGAAATTATTAATTCAGTTAGTTGAAAT TTGGGATGTAAATGTTAACACAGGAAGCTGTTCTGAGAATGTGCGGATAATATTTTCTGCACTTAAGAGCACTATCTGTGAGATTGTGGAAAAAGCAGTCATTCGACAAGAACGTAATGTGATGCGCCATGTAATTGACATT TGGCTAGATTTGCTTAAAAGCATGTTGAAAGAAACTGAATGGACTAGGGACAGCTACATGCCATCGATGAGTGAATACATGAGCAATGCCTATATATCGATCGGTCTGGGGCCAATTGTCCTGCCAGCTCTTTATCTTGTCGGGCCTAAGCTTTCCGAGGAGATAGTTCATCATTCCGAGTACCACAATCTATTCAAACTGATGAGTACATGCGGGCGCCTTCTCAATGACATCCACAGTTATGAG CGTGAATCTAAGGAGGGTAAACTAAATGCCTTATCATTGTACATTTGCGATAGTGGTGGTAACATCGTAACCAGGGAAGATTCTACTGCAGAAATGAAAAAATTGATCAACAACTCTAGGAGAGAACTTCTGAGATTAGTTCTCGAGAGAAAGAAAGGTGCTCTACCACGAGCTTGTAGGGATTTATTCTGGCATATGAGCACGGTTCTGCACCTCTTTTACATTAAAGACGACGGATTCACCTCACAGGACTTGATCAAGGTTGTGAACTCAATTATACATGAACCTATTGTTCTGAGTGAACTTTATATATGA
- the LOC140836853 gene encoding uncharacterized protein: MNFQNFHFFHSSSSSSSDEFDSQVIEQFEPINETENLLGSLATNNTILAASYLEQHESEVKHGGSIPGRIVIPRDREMADRNLFNDYFAENPRYNEVMFRRRFRMSRGLFLRIVDAVKNHDRFFKQRIDGLGRVGLSTNQKITAAMRMLAYGTPADAADEYIKIGESTTIQCLQRFCRDIVEVFAERYLRSPTHIDIERLLRIGEKRGFPGMLGRLDCMHWRWKNFPTAWAGQYAGRSGSPTIILEAVADYDLWICHAFFGMPGSNNDINVLEASNLFSNLAQGIAPPANYLIGGKEYHQGYYLADGIYPKWSTLVQTIHDPGGPKKKIFCNETRVV, from the coding sequence atgaattttcaaaattttcatttctttCATTCATCATCATCTAGCTCATCTGATGAATTTGATTCACAGGTTATAGAGCAATTTGAGCCCATCAATGAAACAGAAAATTTATTAGGGAGTCTAGCCACCAATAACACCATTTTAGCGGCTTCATATCTCGAGCAACATGAATCTGAAGTCAAACATGGAGGGTCGATTCCCGGTCGTATTGTGATTCCGCGTGATCGAGAAATGGCCGATCGTAATCTATTCAACGATTATTTTGCTGAGAATCCAAGATACAATGAAGTAATGTTTCGAAGACGTTTTCGCATGTCACGAGGCCTTTTTCTCCGTATTGTCGATGCCGTGAAGAATCATGATCGTTTTTTCAAACAACGGATAGATGGTCTTGGTCGAGTTGGACTTTCTACTAATCAAAAAATTACAGCTGCAATGCGGATGTTGGCCTACGGTACACCAGCGGATGCTGCAGATGAGTATATTAAAATAGGAGAATCGACTACAATCCAATGTCTTCAACGTTTTTGTCGAGACATTGTAGAGGTGTTTGCAGAGAGGTACCTAAGGTCACCTACCCACATTGATATTGAGAGACTACTACGTATTGGTGAAAAACGTGGATTTCCTGGAATGTTGGGAAGATTGGATTGTATGCATTGGAGATGGAAAAATTTCCCAACAGCATGGGCAGGACAATATGCGGGTCGTAGTGGTTCTCCGACCATTATTTTGGAAGCGGTTGCTGATTATGATCTTTGGATATGCCATGCATTTTTTGGTATGCCAGGGTCTAACAATGATATCAATGTTCTCGAAGCATCCAATCTATTTTCAAATCTTGCACAAGGTATCGCACCTCCGGCTAATTACTTAATTGGTGGAAAAGAGTATCATCAAGGATATTACTTAGCTGATGGTATATATCCTAAATGGTCAACTCTTGTTCAAACTATTCATGATCCCGGCggtcccaaaaaaaaaatattttgcaatGAAACAAGAGTCGTGTAG